CGTTATAGCCTCTAGATATACTTCGGGCGGAGAAACGGAGAACCCGTTTTTATTAAAGTTAATGAGTCGTGTGTTGAATATGTCTTATGCATTGGTCCTTGGGCTTAAGTGCCGAGATGTCTCAAATAGCTTTAAGCTTTATAAGAGTGAAGATCTTAAGAGGTTAACTCTACGATGCGACAACTTTGATATTATTGAAGAGATTCTCTACAAAATGAATCGCGCAAAAAAATTAAAGATTCTTGAGATTCCGTTTACCTTTAAAAAGAGAATGTTTGGCGAAAGCAAAAGAAGTTTGCTGGCATTTATCTTTACTTATGTTGTTACTTTGTTTCGCTTAAGACTATCAAAGTAAATTTGGAGGCTTTATGAAAGCTGTTATTCTTGCCGGCGGAAAGGGCACTCGCATTAGCGAGGAGAGCCACCTTAAGCCAAAGCCCATGATCGAGATCGGCGGACGACCTATTTTGTGGCACATAATGAAAATTTATTCGCATTACGGGATCAACGATTTCGTCATCTGCTGTGGCTACAAAGGGTATGTCATTAAAGAATACTTCGCGAATTACTTTTTGCACAGCTCTGACGTTACGTTCGATATGACAAGCAACTCTATGCAGGTTCATCAAAATAGTGCCGAGCCCTGGCGAGTAACTGTCGTTGATACTGGCGAAGAAACGCTAACTGGGGGACGCCTCAAACGGGTAAAACAATATCTTGGTGCCGAAGATTTTTGTTTCACTTACGGCGATGGCGTTGGCAATGTGGACATTGCCGAGCTCATCTCTTTTCACAAAAAAAACGGGCGACTTGCTACTTTAACTGCTACCCAG
The Bdellovibrionales bacterium CG10_big_fil_rev_8_21_14_0_10_45_34 genome window above contains:
- the rfbF gene encoding glucose-1-phosphate cytidylyltransferase, with amino-acid sequence MKAVILAGGKGTRISEESHLKPKPMIEIGGRPILWHIMKIYSHYGINDFVICCGYKGYVIKEYFANYFLHSSDVTFDMTSNSMQVHQNSAEPWRVTVVDTGEETLTGGRLKRVKQYLGAEDFCFTYGDGVGNVDIAELISFHKKNGRLATLTATQPPGRFGSLHFDGPLITSFKEKPRGDGGYINGGFFILNPKVIDYISDDTTIWEREPLENLAKNKELVAYHHNGFWLPMDTLRDKQTLEEMWDSGSAPWKVWSN